The sequence GCCGAGGCCGGCGTGCAGAACCTGACGTTCGAGGTGGTCACGTCGGAGCTGGAGAGCTACCGCAAGCACTACGAAGCGCTCCAGGCACAGCTCGCCCAAATCGGCGTCACGCTCACGGTCAACGTGGTCGACCACCCCACGTTCCACAGCCTGATCCGGGAGAACGTCAACCCGATCGTGATCTACATCGCCTTCCGGCCCAACCCGGACACCTACTTCTCCCAGTTCTTCCACTCCGATGCCATCGTGGTGACGGGGCCCAGGCCGAACACGAACTTCTCGCACTACGACCAGGTGGACGACCTGATCGAGGAGGCGCGGGCCGAGACGGACCCCGACCGGCAGGTGGAGCTCTGGAAGGAGATCAACATCCGGATCCTGCAGGATATGGCGGCCATGCCGCTCCTGTACATCAACCAGGTCTACGGTCGATCCGAACGGGTTGACTACGGGCATGAGCTGAAGTCGTCACTGGCCCTCTACCCGCAGATCACCGAGTTGACGACCATCTCCGGGTAGCGTGTACACGCGGCCCGCTCGGGTCCTCCCTGGTCCCGGGTGGGCCGTGCTCTAGGATGGGTGACGCCTGTGGCTGTCTATGCGCTCAAGCGCATCCTCCTTGCAGTGCCGACACTCCTGGCGGTGCTGACGCTCATCTTCATCATCGTGCGCGTCGTGCCGGGCGACCCGGCCACGGCCGCGCTCGGCGACTACGCCTCGAAGGAGGCGGTCGAGGCCCTGCGCCAGCGCATGGGCCTCGACAAGCCGCTCTACATCCAATACGTCGACTTCTTGAGCGGCCTGCTCCGCGGCGACCTCGGCCGTTCGCTGATCAGCAGCCAGCCGGTAATCGATCAGATCCGCTTCGCGCTGCCGCACACGATCGAACTCGCCCTCGCCGCGATCCTCATCGGGCTGGTCCTCGGCATCCCCGTCGGGATCATCACCGCCGTCCGCCGCAACACGATGATCGACTACTTCGGGCGGGTTCTGTCGCTGGCGGGACTGTCCTTCCCGGCGTTCTATCTCGGCATCCTGCTCTTGTACTTCTTCTCGGTGCGCTGGCGCCTCTTCCCGACCCTCGGAGCCGGGGACTTCTCGGACCCGCTGGCCAACCTCCACCACCTGGCGCTGCCGGCCATCAGCCTCGGGCTGATCGAGACGGCCTACATCGGGCGCATGACCCGCTCGGTGATGATCAACGTCCTTGGCGACGACTACGTGCGAACGGCGCGAGCGAAGGGGCTGAGCAACTGGGTCGTCCTGCTGCGCCATGGCTTCCGCGCGGCCTTGATCCCTATCGTCTCGCTCGTCGGCATCTTCGCCATCTCGCTGATCGGCAGTTCGGTTCTGACGGAGATCGTCTTCTCGCGGCCGGGGCTGGGACGGTTGATGGTCGGGGCGATCCGCCAGCGCGACTACACGACCGTGCAGTCGATCATGGTCGTCTACGCGTTGTTCATCGTCATCATCAACCTGATCACTGATCTCGTATACGGACTGGTCGATCCTCGCGTAAGGTACGATTAGGTGGCACAGGCCGAAGCAACACTCCCATCTGTCAGGTACGTCTCGCAGCGGAGGCGCATCTGGCGCACCTTCTCCCAGAATCGGGCCGCCCTGTTGGGCCTCGCCATGGTGGCGATCATCGTCTTCGTGGCACTGGCCGCTCCGCTGCTGGCACCGCATGACCCACTCGCGCAGAGCGTGGTCAACCGCCTCACCCCACCCGGCGAGGGCTATCCCCTGGGCCGGGACGACTACGGGCGTGACATCCTCTCGCGCATCATCTACGGCGCCCGCGCCGCGCTCCTGGTCGGCATCCTCTCGGTCGCCTTCGGCGGCCTGCTCGGCACGGCGATGGGCACCATCGCAGGGTTCCGCGGTGGTCGGGTGGAGACGACCATCATGCGGGTCGTCGACGTCATGCTCGCCTTCCCGGACCTCATCACCGGGCTGCTCGTGGCCGCGGTGCTCGGCGGGGGCATGACCAACCTGGTTCTGGCCATCGGGCTGACCATCGCTCCACGCTTCGCCCGCGTGGCCCACGGCCCGACGCTATCGCTCAAGAACAAGGATTTCGTCGAAGCCGCCCGTGCCCTGGGCGCCCGCGACGGCCGGCTCCTACTGGTGCACATCGTGCCCAATGTCGCCGGCGAGTTGCTGGTGCTTGCCAGCCTCTGGACCGCCTCAGCCATCCGGCTGGAGGCCAGCCTGAGCTTCATCGGCCTGGGTGTGCAGCCGCCGACGCCGAGCTGGGGCCAGATGATCCGCGACGGGACGCTCCACCTGACGGACGTGCCGCTCTTCTCCCTCGCCCCGGGGATCGCTCTGCTGCTGACGGTGCTCGCCTTCAACCTCCTGGGCGACGGCCTTCGCGACGCGCTTGACCCCAGGGCGCAGGCGTGACGCATCTTGCTTCCCACTCCCGAGCGGGCCCCAACTCCAGCGGGAGCCCGCTCCATGCGGCATGTCTGGGATGTCTGACACCTCACTGATGACGTCCCGCCTCCGTCGGATTCGGGACACAGAATCGGCCACAGCGTGCCGGATACAACCGCCTGCGGGAACCCGGTGAATGATATCTTGCATCTTCCCGCTCGGCGGTCCCGATTCTGCGCGTTCGGCATCCCACGACCTGAACGGCTACCACGACACGCGTCCTTACGGGACTTATTGACACGTCCGCACGCCGGTGATACGGTAATCACGCATTCGTAGCGAGACCGACAAAAGGCAGCGGCCGCGGACCGCCGTTCCCCGGCGGGCCCCGGGGCAATTCCCAGTACCCGGCGCCGCCGTGGGGACGACCTAGAGGGGATGGGAGATGAGTCAGTATATCCTGCGCCGCCTCTTCTGGCTGGTGCCAACCATGCTGGCAATCTCACTTGTGACGTTTGTAGTCATGCACGCCACACCCGGCTCACCCCTGCAACCCGACGCACCCAACGCCAACCCGCTGCCCCCCGCCGCCCAGCAGAACCTCGCCCGCAAGTGGGGTCTGGATAAGCCCTTGCACATCCAGTACATGACCTTCCTGAAGAACGCCCTGCGAGGCGACTTCGGCACCTCCTACGTCCACAAGACCAGCACCGTCATGGAGATCCTCCAGCGCACCTTCCCGGTGTCGCTGCACCTCGGCACCATGGCGCTCCTGCTCGCGATCTTCGTCGGCATCCCGCTCGGCGTCCTGGCCGCGGTCAACCAGAACGGCCCGATCGACTACGTGTGTAGCTTCATCGCGACGCTGGGCGTCGCCGTGCCGAACTTCGTCCTGGCCATCTTCCTGATCGTCGTCTTCGTGCTCGGGCTGGGCGTCATCCCACGCACCGGCGGCTGGACCAGCCCAGTCGATTGGATCCTGCCGACCATCGCACTCGGGCTCGGCCCGCTGGGCATTCTGGCCCGCTACACCCGCTCCAGCATGGTCGAGGTGATGCGCCAGGACTACATGCGGACCGCCCAGGCGAAGGGGTTGTCGCAGCGCGCGGTGGTCCTCGGGCACGCGGTCAAGAACGGCCTGCTGCCCCCCTTGACCATCCTCGGCCCGATGTTCGCCGCTGTCGGCACCGGGTCCTTCTTCGTCGAGACCCTGTTCCGCGTGCCCGGGATGGGCCGCTTCTTCGTCGACAGCATGATCGCCCGCGACTACCCGCTGATCATGGCGATCATCCTCCTCTACGGGATCTTCCTGGCGATCATGAACCTGGTCGTGGACATCCTCTACAGTGTGGTGGATCCACGCATTCGGCTGGCCTGAGGAGGGGGAAACGTCATGGATGCGCTCGGCTCGCGTCGTGAAGAGACGCTGGCACCGTCGACTACCGAGGGCGGCCGCCAGGCTTCAAAGACATTAGCCAGCCTTGCCCGTCCGCACCGCACCCTGTGGCAGGACGCAATGAGGCGACTGATCGCCAACCGCCTGGCACTGGCCGGGGGGATCATCATCCTGCTCATCGCGCTGATGGCGATCTTCGCGCCCCTGATCGCGCCCTACCCATACGACAAGCCCAACTATAGCGCCATTTCGCAGTTCCCCAGCCGGGATTTCCCGATGGGTACTGACCTGACCGGGCGCGACATGCTGAGCCGCATGATCTACGGCGCCCAGGTGTCGATGCTGGTCGGCATCGGCGCTCAGGTGATCGTCTTCCTGATCGGCGTCCCGATTGGAGCAATCGCCGGGTACGCCGCCGGTAAGACCGACACCATCCTGATGCGCTTCGTCGACGTGATGTACGCCTTCCCCCAACTCTTGTTCGTGATCTTGATCATGGCCGCGCTCGGGCGGGGCCTGCAGAACATTTTCATTGCCATCGGTATCACCGGCTGGGTTACCATCGCCCGGCTGACCCGCGCCGAGTTCCTGTCGATGCGTGAGAAGGACTTTATCCAGGCGGCGCGCGCCGCCGGGGCCGGGCCCTGGCGGCTGATTACCCGCCACATGCTGCCGAATGCGCTGACCCCCATCGTCGTGGCGCTCACCTTCGGCGTGCCGGAGGCCATCTTCACCGAGGCAAGCCTGAGCTTCATCGGCGTGGGCATCAACCCGCCGCGCCCGAGCTGGGGGCAGATGGTTGGTGAGTATTTCCCGTACCTGCAGTCGTACTGGTTCCTCGCGCTCTTCCCGGCGATAGCGATCGCGGTGGTCATGATGTCCTTCACCTTCTTCGGCAACGGCCTGCGCGACGCGCTCGACCCACGCATGCAGCAGAAGTAGCCGGAGTGCGAGGATCCACCGGCCGGGCCTCGGCCGGACGCTCCTCTCCACGGTGTAGGGACTGAACGGTAACGGAAACACAATGGATTAGCCGAGCCGCGGTGAACGCGGCGCGAGAGGAGGAGACTGATGGATAAGCTTCGGTGGTGGGAAGATCCAGAACAGTTGCGGCTGTTGCACAAACGCTTTGAAGCCGTGCGCGCCGACCGGCGCCAGTTCCTGGCCATCGTCGGCGCCGCCGGGGGCACCGCTGCCGTGTCGCTCGCCCTGGCTGCCTGCGGCGGCTCCGAGGGAGAGGAAGGCGGCGGGACCACCGACGAGACCCAGAGCACCGACGCGCCCGCCACGAGCCAGCCCGGCCAGGCGGAAGGGGAGCTGGCCGAGGAGCAGGTCTTCCGCGTCAACTTCGAGAGAGACCCGACGAGCCACGACTTCAACCGGGACCTCTACAGCGGCGGCGAGGAATCCCTCTTCGCCCAGCTCGGCCAGTTCGACGAGAACCTGCAGGTCCAGCCGGACATCGCCGAGCGCTGGGAGGCCAACGAGGACGCCTCGGTCTGGACCTTCTATCTCCGGAAAGACAGCTATTGGAGCAACGGCGACCCGGTGACCGCGCACGACTACGAGTGGTCCTGGAAGCGCCAGCTCGACCCGGAGACCGCCGCTCCGTACGCCGGCTTCCTCTACGACCTGAAGAACGCCGAGCCGTTCAACCTGGGAGAGGGCAACTTCACCCGCGACGACATCGGCGTCAAGGCGGTCGACGACTACACCCTCGTCTGCACGCTGGAAGGCCCGCGCGGGTACTTCCCGGTGCTGGCCTCCTACATTGCCGCGGCGCCCTCTCACCGTCCGTCGGTCGAGAAGTACGGCGACAAGTGGACCGAAGCCGGCAACTGCGTCTCCAACGGCCCGTTCAAGCTGGTGGAGTGGCGCCACGACGAGATCGTCATCTGCGAGAAGAATGAGGGCTACTGGAACGCGGCGAACATCACCCTCCAGCGGATCGAGCGCCCGATCATCGCGTCGGATGCCTCCCAGCTCGCCTATGAGAACAACGAGATCGACTGGCACTACCGCGGGCAGCTCGGGCAGCTCGAACGGGTCCAGAATGACCCCACGCTGTCCCAGGAGATGATCAAGTACAACCTGTACGGCACATGGTACCTGGCCCCGCACTTCGGCATGCCGCCCTTCGACGTGCGGGAAGTGCGCCTGGCGATGTCCCACGCCATCGACCGGGACGTCATCGTCAACAACGTGCTCAAGGGGCTCGGCACCCCGGCCTACACCATGACCCCGCCGGGCATGCCGGGGTACAACCCGAATAAGTACGAGGAGTACACCGCCTTCGACCCGGAGAAGGCCATGGCCCTGCTCAAGGGCACCCCGTATGAGGGCGGGAAGAACTGGCCGCCGATCACCCTGACCCAGCGAGAAGAGGGCGACGCGCCGAAGGCCGCCGCCGAGGCGATCATTCAGATGCTCAAAGAGCATCTGGGCATGGACATCAAGCACGAGATCGGCGAGCAGCGCGAGGTCTACGACCGGGCCTACAAGCACGAACTGCAGCTCTGGTGGGTCCGCTGGTACATCGACTACCCCGACCCCAACAACACCCAGTATCTGGTTTGGTACTCCAAGTTCCCCACCGGC is a genomic window of Sphaerobacter thermophilus DSM 20745 containing:
- a CDS encoding ABC transporter permease; this encodes MAVYALKRILLAVPTLLAVLTLIFIIVRVVPGDPATAALGDYASKEAVEALRQRMGLDKPLYIQYVDFLSGLLRGDLGRSLISSQPVIDQIRFALPHTIELALAAILIGLVLGIPVGIITAVRRNTMIDYFGRVLSLAGLSFPAFYLGILLLYFFSVRWRLFPTLGAGDFSDPLANLHHLALPAISLGLIETAYIGRMTRSVMINVLGDDYVRTARAKGLSNWVVLLRHGFRAALIPIVSLVGIFAISLIGSSVLTEIVFSRPGLGRLMVGAIRQRDYTTVQSIMVVYALFIVIINLITDLVYGLVDPRVRYD
- a CDS encoding ABC transporter permease, coding for MAQAEATLPSVRYVSQRRRIWRTFSQNRAALLGLAMVAIIVFVALAAPLLAPHDPLAQSVVNRLTPPGEGYPLGRDDYGRDILSRIIYGARAALLVGILSVAFGGLLGTAMGTIAGFRGGRVETTIMRVVDVMLAFPDLITGLLVAAVLGGGMTNLVLAIGLTIAPRFARVAHGPTLSLKNKDFVEAARALGARDGRLLLVHIVPNVAGELLVLASLWTASAIRLEASLSFIGLGVQPPTPSWGQMIRDGTLHLTDVPLFSLAPGIALLLTVLAFNLLGDGLRDALDPRAQA
- a CDS encoding ABC transporter permease, which produces MSQYILRRLFWLVPTMLAISLVTFVVMHATPGSPLQPDAPNANPLPPAAQQNLARKWGLDKPLHIQYMTFLKNALRGDFGTSYVHKTSTVMEILQRTFPVSLHLGTMALLLAIFVGIPLGVLAAVNQNGPIDYVCSFIATLGVAVPNFVLAIFLIVVFVLGLGVIPRTGGWTSPVDWILPTIALGLGPLGILARYTRSSMVEVMRQDYMRTAQAKGLSQRAVVLGHAVKNGLLPPLTILGPMFAAVGTGSFFVETLFRVPGMGRFFVDSMIARDYPLIMAIILLYGIFLAIMNLVVDILYSVVDPRIRLA
- a CDS encoding ABC transporter permease, with amino-acid sequence MDALGSRREETLAPSTTEGGRQASKTLASLARPHRTLWQDAMRRLIANRLALAGGIIILLIALMAIFAPLIAPYPYDKPNYSAISQFPSRDFPMGTDLTGRDMLSRMIYGAQVSMLVGIGAQVIVFLIGVPIGAIAGYAAGKTDTILMRFVDVMYAFPQLLFVILIMAALGRGLQNIFIAIGITGWVTIARLTRAEFLSMREKDFIQAARAAGAGPWRLITRHMLPNALTPIVVALTFGVPEAIFTEASLSFIGVGINPPRPSWGQMVGEYFPYLQSYWFLALFPAIAIAVVMMSFTFFGNGLRDALDPRMQQK
- a CDS encoding peptide ABC transporter substrate-binding protein, whose product is MDKLRWWEDPEQLRLLHKRFEAVRADRRQFLAIVGAAGGTAAVSLALAACGGSEGEEGGGTTDETQSTDAPATSQPGQAEGELAEEQVFRVNFERDPTSHDFNRDLYSGGEESLFAQLGQFDENLQVQPDIAERWEANEDASVWTFYLRKDSYWSNGDPVTAHDYEWSWKRQLDPETAAPYAGFLYDLKNAEPFNLGEGNFTRDDIGVKAVDDYTLVCTLEGPRGYFPVLASYIAAAPSHRPSVEKYGDKWTEAGNCVSNGPFKLVEWRHDEIVICEKNEGYWNAANITLQRIERPIIASDASQLAYENNEIDWHYRGQLGQLERVQNDPTLSQEMIKYNLYGTWYLAPHFGMPPFDVREVRLAMSHAIDRDVIVNNVLKGLGTPAYTMTPPGMPGYNPNKYEEYTAFDPEKAMALLKGTPYEGGKNWPPITLTQREEGDAPKAAAEAIIQMLKEHLGMDIKHEIGEQREVYDRAYKHELQLWWVRWYIDYPDPNNTQYLVWYSKFPTGSRHTWQNEEYDRLVSEAAGEKDEEKRMEMYRQADELMLKDGAAIFVYNPYNYGLLKPWVANFPRNSQGELVPTWNVFVRMYDRIKILKH